One window of the Diceros bicornis minor isolate mBicDic1 chromosome 40, mDicBic1.mat.cur, whole genome shotgun sequence genome contains the following:
- the IL37 gene encoding LOW QUALITY PROTEIN: interleukin-37 (The sequence of the model RefSeq protein was modified relative to this genomic sequence to represent the inferred CDS: inserted 1 base in 1 codon; substituted 2 bases at 2 genomic stop codons), whose translation MSVLQENSGVRMDSEDWEREEPQCCSEDPARSPLEPGPSLTSMSSAHSXMFFVLASHLSSACEQKGSPILLAVSKGELCLCCDKDKGQSKPSRQLNEKKFTNLAAXKELARXAFIFYRAKVGSQNTLELAAHARWFICTSCNSGEPVGVTDILGKRKHTEFSFWRVPKADVSPSEVTE comes from the exons ATGTCTGTTTTGCAGGAGAACTCAGGTGTGAGAATGGACTCTGAAGACTGGGAAAGAGAGGAACCCCAGTGCTGCTCAGAAG ACCCAGCCAGAAGTCCCCTGGAGCCAGGCCCGAGCCTCACCTCCATGAGTTCTGCACACTCAT AGATGTTTTTTGTACTAGCCTCCCACTTGAGCTCAGCCTGTGAGCAGAAAGGAAGTCCGATTCTCCTGGCAGTCTCTAAAGGAGAGCTTTGTCTCTGCTGTGACAAGGACAAAGGACAAAGCAAGCCATCCCGTCAGCTGAAT GAAAAGAAATTTACCAACCTGGCTGCCTAGAAAGAACTAGCAC TGGCTTTCATCTTTTATAGGGCTAAGGTGGGCTCCCAGAACACATTGGAGTTGGCTGCCCACGCTAGATGGTTCATCTGCACCTCCTGCAATTCTGGTGAACCTGTTGGAGTGACAGATATTCTTGGGAAAAGGAAACACACTGAGTTTTCATTCTGGCGAGTTCCCAAAGCTGACGTGAGCCCCAGTGAGGTCACTGAGTAG